The Papaver somniferum cultivar HN1 chromosome 6, ASM357369v1, whole genome shotgun sequence genome segment GCTAGGATAGATCCCGTTAGTCACTATCTGCAAAATTAAGTGCAAACCATTTAATTTGAAGGCGTGTGTGTATCAGGGATGTACAATCACACAATTTAAAGCTAGTTATAGATGAACATTTTACCTCCAAAATATCTCCAATGTTGATAATAAAAGCATTTGGTAATGGTTTGACAGAAACCCATTTATCTTCCTTTTTTATTTGCAGACCTTCCACTTCATTAAGCTGAAGGAGGATCGTTAAACCAACGCCGTCTGAATGCGATGTGAGGCCGATGACGCGCTCGGGTTGAGGACAAGGTGGATAATAATTCATTCTCATGTTCTGCATCCCATTTTCAAACAACTCGCtcatgaagttgctctcaatttCTAATGCTTTGGCCATCCGTCCTAAGATCTTCATGGCTAGGATTTTTAACTGGAACGAATACGATTCTAAAGTATCTCTGCACATGTAAATAGACATAGTTATGCTTGTTCTAGCTAtgactttttcctttttttccttcttttgcgaAAAATAAGATAAGATCATACTGCTAAGTGCTAACTAGGGAGAGAAATAGTGATTATACTTGAGAGGATGAGGAAGCTTTGGAATTAGGTGAGGTTTTCTTGCACTGTGAGGAAGAGTAGTCATGAAAAATGTATCTGCCCAATCAAGTTTTTGTTCTTCTGATACAACGAAGGCTTGTCCGAATCCTTCAACCTCTTCTTCTTGTTGCCaatatctcttcttttcttccattGGAAGATTGAAAAGATCGTATAcctctgatttctctttttctaccAAGGAACTGCTCACTCCGTGGTTTACCAACTGAAATATATGCATGTAAAATgaatcaatcaaacaaacaaaaagaaaaaattacagaagAATTCGAATCTGGAAAACGTCCAGCACTTGAAAGAAACCCCACTGTTTACATGCAGAATGAAGTTTCTCCAATTCCAAATCACCGACTGATTGTTCAGGGGATAGCAAATTCTGTAAATCGATTACAGGAATGTTTTGGCATGTCACAGAAGCCGCGGTGACGATACCTGAACAGTCCTCATCGCCATCGGTGCGTATGTATCGAGGTGGGATTTCTGTTAGAGTTTGTTTGGCTAATTCCTGAACGCAGGGTACTAATAATGAACTTCCTAGAGTTAATGATTTTGGTGTTTCCATCATAGATTCACGCTAAATGATCATAaaagcttctttttttttttttgttctttaacTAATGCTTTTCTGAATGTCCATTTCAGTGTGAGATTTGTATATTAATACAGGTCGGGTCACATTGATTAGATTCACCTAACGttccaaaattcaacatttttgacAAGGTCGGCCGGTGTCACTTTCCATTCCACAAGTTTTAGTCGGGCATGTCCGAGGAGTCGTAGTGTTCAGCCCCTACCGTCAAGTTTCGCTACATACGTCGGGAATTTTTATCTCTGACCGCTGTTGTAATCCAGTTCTCTATCTAGGCTGCTTTCATACTCGATTTGtaccctttcttttcttttttctttttcgaatGGAATTTCCTCAGCATCCATAATTACCGTACAAAATGTGAAATAACAATAGAATTGAATGCCATGTAAGGTATAGAATATAGGCGGGAGTTTAAAACCTAATAGCAATGTGTTTGCTTAACCTTGTGTCTCTCTCTTTCGGTTATTAACAGAATACTACAGCTGTCTCTCACCACGTGTTGTGCTCTCATTGGCTCTTACTCTCAGTTACATTATTGGTTAGGACTTTATTAGCTGTCTGTACAAACAATAAATACTAGGGTCTTTCTCTAAGTTCTGTAATAACATTACACGGATATTTTTTCTGTTTTTCAATTCTTCTGTAATTAATCTTCCTCTTCGATTGAATGTTCTTGATAATTCAAGAATCATATTCTAATATGGTATCATTCGTATGGTAAGATCATTCTTCCGCTGCTCTTCTACGATCTTAGATctaatttcatcatcatcattttctttgCTTTCTTGATCTCTAATGCCGTACAACCACTATGATTCTCGAATCTCACAAATTCCTCTTAACCACATCTCTCATATCATTCACTTCAAATTTTTAGAAGACAATTTTCTCATCTGGAAGAGTGTACttcctttattgaagaaataCAAATTTTTAGGTTTTATTGATGGCATTACACCATGTCCACATAAATACCTGCAAGAATGGATCGATGGTGATGATCGAGATGTTATTAATCCTTCTTATAACAACTGGCTTGAAGATGATAACACTCTCATTATATGGATCCAATCCACCATTTCTGATTCAGTTCTTCCCTATGTTGTTGGAGCTTCTTCTGCAAGAGAATTATGGGATAATATTGAATTACGATTTGCAAGAAGTTCTACAACTCACTCCATTCAACTACGCACAAAATTAGAATCATTGAAGCTTGGATCTGGCTCAATGTCTACTTACTTAGGGGAGATTAAGAAAATCAACGATCAATTGGCTGCATCTGGTTCTCCGGTCTCAGACGATGAAATTGTTGTGCAAATTCTAAATGGAATTGGTCAAGATTATCAAGAATTTAGTACCTCCATTAGAATTAGGTATCCACCAGTGAGCTCTAgataacttcataatttgcttctctctGAAGAAATCTCAGTTCGGAACAGATCTTCAGCTCTACTTTCTGAAGCTAATCCAAAGGTCTTTGCATCTTTTCAAGCATCTATGCGTAATTCTCATGCTTCTAGTTCTCGTGGTCGTGGTAGAGGTAACTATTCAAACTCCTCTTTTCAATCATATTATAGGAGTCATTTTCAATCTCACCCAAGACCTTCTCCTGCACCTTATCCATACTCATATGCGTCTGTGCCACCACCACATCTATCACATTTGCCAACAAATCCAACTACTTCATCATCTTTACCCTCAGATGTTGTTGTCTTTCAAATTTGCATAAAACCTGGCCGTGATGCCTTATCTTGTCGAAATCGAATGAACTTTGCTTATCAAAACAACAAAACTCCATATCATCTTACTGCTATGTTGGCTTCTGCAAATATCTTTGGAGAAAACCCTTAGTATGCAGACACAGGAGCAAATAATTATATTACTGCTGATGAAACTGAATTGACTACTTCTAATCCTTTTCTGGGATCTGAGGAAATCCATACTGCTAATGGAGAAGGTATGAAAATTTCACATATTAGTTCTGCTTTAAAGTATACTCCTACACAATTGTTTTCTTTGaacaatgttcttcatgttcctcAAGCTTCTGCCAATTTATTGACAGTACATAGATTCACTTCAGATAATAAATGTTCAATCACATTTGATCCTGTTGGTTTTACTGTGAAGGATCTCTTCTCTGGGAAGACTACTTTACATGGCCCTCACAGTAATGGGTTATATCCTCTTCATTTCACCAATTCAAGTACACCAACAACTTCTGGACCTTCAAGTAATCATGCTTTTTCAAGTACATCATCCATCTCTGCAGATATCTGGCATAAAAGGCTTGGTCATTCTTCCTTCAAAGCAATGCAACATGTTTCAAGAGTTCTTTCTTTATCATCAATAATAAAAACACCAATTTTTGTCATGAATGTCAACTTGGTAGAAGTCGTAGACttcctttttcatcttcatcCCATTGTAGTACTAAACCATTACAATTACTTCATCTAGATATTTGGGGTCCAAGTCATGTACCTTCAATCAATGGTTTTAGGTACCATGTCAATATTATTGATGATTACTCCAAGTACTGTTGGATTTTTCCACTTTATGATAAATCAGATTTCAAGACTGTATTCTTTCAATATAAATCTCAAGTCGAAAATATTTTTGGTGTTCCAATTTGTATTATTAGAAcagatggtggtggtgaatttTTACATAATGAATTACAGTCTTTTCTATCCTTATATGGTATAACTCATGAATTATGTTGTCCACATAccccacaacaaaatggagttacATAAGTTAAACACAAGCATATAGTTGAGGTTGGTAGAACTCATCTCATTCAGTCTGGATTATCTGACTCACATTGGGTTGATGCTTTCAATACTGCCAATTATACAATCAACAAACTGCCAACTAAGTCTATTGGTTTCAAATCTCCTTATGAAGTTCTTTTTAACAAACCTCCAGATTACCACTTTttaaaatcatttggatgcttgTGCTACCCTTGGCTAAAACCTTAGACTAGTCATAAACTAGAACCTAGAAGCTTATAGTGCATTTTTATTGGTTATAGCCTACAACATAAGGGATATAGGTGTCTTCATCCATCATCTGGCAAGGTTTATATATCAATACATGTTGTATTTGATGAAAAATCATACCCTTTGAGATCCACACCTTTATATCATGTTCCAGAAGCATTCCACTCTACTTTATGCTCTACTCCAACTACGTTGTCAGATGCACTACCGGTTTCTACAGCTACTGCTCCATATTCTGCAACTACTTCTGCACCCTCTGATGTTGCTGTTTCTTCTATATACCCTAATGCAACTACTTCTGGTACAAATCCTTCTTCcagttcattttcttcttcagatTTACCAGTTAATTCATCCGCTGCTCCATCAGTTGTCATTAATCAACACAATATGGTTACTAGGGGCAAACTGGGGATTAAGAAGCCAAAAGCATATTGTACTAAGTATGCCTTATCTGCATCTATAGTTTCATCTAATCCACCTATTTTTCCAACTTGCATTTCTCAGGCTAAAAAGAATCCTAAGTGGTGTGTTGCTCTAGTCAATGAGCATAGTGCATCACAAAATGCAGGCACTTGGTATTTGGTTGATCCTGATCCATCACAGAACTTGGTTGGCTGCAAATGGGTCTTTAGGATCAAACAAAATCCTGATGACACAATTGACAAGTACAAAGCTAGACTAGTGGCAAAGGGTTTTCATCAGCAGGCTGGTCTGGACTATGATGAGACATTCAATCATGTAGCAAAGGCAACTACTGTTAGAGTTCTTCTTTCTCTAGCTGTTTAATTTAACTGGAAAATCATCCAGTTGGATGTTAGTAATGCTTTTCTCCATGGTGATTTGCAAGAGGAATTTTATATGATACAACCACCAGGTTTTGTTGACCCTGCTAATCCACAAGGTTTGCAAGATGCACAAATCTTTATATGGTCTTAAACAGGCACCTGGGGCCTGGTATGAGAAACTTAAGAATGTTTTTCTTTCATACAACTTTATTGCCTCCACTGCAGACTCATCTTTGTTTGTTCAGAAGATTGGCTCTAGGATTACAATGATtcttgtttatgttgatgatattcttattaCTGGAAATTCATCATCTTATTGCTCTGACCTTATTAAGAAACTTCAATCACACTTTCCAATCAAAGATGTGGGTGATCTGCACTATTTTCTAGGCCTAAGGTTAAAAGAAATTATTCAAGTATCTTCTTATCTCAGACAAAATATGCTTTGGATCTTTTAAAAAAGTACGATATGTTAGGAGTCAAGCCCTATGCCTCTCCGGTTTGTGTTGGTACTAAGCTTTCTGCTAGTGATGGGGATATTTTGGATGATCCAACCACTTACAGGTCTCTTGTAGGAGCTCTACAATATCTTACTTGGACAATGCCTGAGATAAGTTATGCAATTAACCAGGTATGTCAGTTCATGCGGTCTCCTACTACTGCTCATTTAGTTGCTGCTAAAAAATATTGAGATACATCAAATCAACTGTGGATTATGGTATTCTTTTTCAAAAGGGGTTACTAGATATACATGGTTTTagtgatgctgattgggctggttcCCCTGACATAAAAGAAGTACAGGTGGATATTGCATCTTTTTTGGATCTAATCCCATATCTTGGTCAAGCAAAAGAAAGAAACAGTAGCCAGATCTAGTACTGAGGATGAATACAGGTCTTTGGCAAACTCAGCTGCTGAAAATGTGCGGGACTGTCATATTCTCAAGGATCTCCATATTTTTCTGCAACTTACTCCTTCTCTTCATTGTGACAACATCAGTGCTATTTCCTTATCTTCCAATCCTGTGTTTCACAGTCGTATGAAGCACTTAGCTGTTGATTTTCACTTTGTCAGAGAATTAGTTCACTCAAAGAACTTGAAGGTTCATTACATTTCTACTCTTGATCAAGTTGCAGATGTATTTACAAAGGGGCTCTCAGGACCAAGATTTCAGTTTCTTAGGGACAAGTTGAAGGTTCACAGCATGCACCTCAACTTGAGGGGGGCTAATAGCAATGTGTTTGCTTAACCTTGTGTCTCTCTCTTTCAGTTATTAACAGAATACTACAACTGTCTCTCACCACGTGTTGTGCTCTCATTGGCTCTTACTCTCAGTCACACTATTGGTCAGGACTTTATTAGCTGTCTGTAAAAATAATAAATACTAGAGTCTTTCTCTAAGTTCTGTAATAACATTACACaaatattttttatgtttttcaatTCTTCTGTaattgatcttcttcttcaattgaatgtTCTTGATAATTCAAGAACCACATTCTAATAAAAACCATCCTAAAGCGTAGGCGGTGACCGGTGTTTGAAACACCTCCTTGCTCTGGAAAGAGTTTTAAACCCCACCAAGCATATATGAggtaggatccatggacactcttagatggacaaggtcaaaCAAGATTTGCGCCATTTTTTCCGCAAaatccaaacgacaatgaatttaagtgtaatattttgataaTATGTTCTTCTTATAGGattctacattcctacaaaaaatgaacacaattcgagatgtataaaacgaccatctacccctttgaatatcagtcgttcaaagttaacggttgaaattaagatatGTAGATGGTAAGGTTTGCTATCTCGAATTGTGTTCATTTTATTGTAGGAATATAAAGTCTTATAATAgatacatatcatcaaaatattacacttaaataCATTATCGTTTGGATTTTGCGGAGAAAATGACGCAAATCTGGGATGACCTTGTCCATCAAAGAGTATCCATGGATCCTACCTCTATatgtatattttctttttttctcgctGATAATTTAATCTTcttccaacaaaaatatataattaAATGGTGTTTCGAACAATTCACTATATTTTAAACGACATATGCCAAATTTGGTAATTGCTAAACTCGAGTGGCGTATGTAATTGCAAAACTATATAATACCATACGCAGTAAATATATGTAGTAAATATATCTTTTGAGTTTAGCGTACATAGTAAACATCATATTTTATCATATCCATTATCGTACCCAACATTGCAATAATACATTTTAA includes the following:
- the LOC113286352 gene encoding codeine O-demethylase-like isoform X1; the protein is MMETPKSLTLGSSLLVPCVQELAKQTLTEIPPRYIRTDGDEDCSGIVTAASVTCQNIPVIDLQNLLSPEQSVGDLELEKLHSACKQWGFFQLVNHGVSSSLVEKEKSEVYDLFNLPMEEKKRYWQQEEEVEGFGQAFVVSEEQKLDWADTFFMTTLPHSARKPHLIPKLPHPLKDTLESYSFQLKILAMKILGRMAKALEIESNFMSELFENGMQNMRMNYYPPCPQPERVIGLTSHSDGVGLTILLQLNEVEGLQIKKEDKWVSVKPLPNAFIINIGDILEIVTNGIYPSVDHRATINSMKERLSVATFYSPNPEGEIRPAADLITSQTPALFRSVGVTEYFKGLFTQKLDGKKYFDEMRIHPQPQENK
- the LOC113286352 gene encoding protein SRG1-like isoform X2, coding for MAMRTVQLVNHGVSSSLVEKEKSEVYDLFNLPMEEKKRYWQQEEEVEGFGQAFVVSEEQKLDWADTFFMTTLPHSARKPHLIPKLPHPLKDTLESYSFQLKILAMKILGRMAKALEIESNFMSELFENGMQNMRMNYYPPCPQPERVIGLTSHSDGVGLTILLQLNEVEGLQIKKEDKWVSVKPLPNAFIINIGDILEIVTNGIYPSVDHRATINSMKERLSVATFYSPNPEGEIRPAADLITSQTPALFRSVGVTEYFKGLFTQKLDGKKYFDEMRIHPQPQENK